A window of the Bacillota bacterium genome harbors these coding sequences:
- a CDS encoding glycoside hydrolase family 28 protein, whose amino-acid sequence MSANQQQINTDGIDPDGCRNVTISDCKITTGDDSIVIKSTEGDLSENITVTNCILSSRHAALKLGTEAIGDVKNITFSNCVIRSNVGLALYMKDGSNYENII is encoded by the coding sequence TTCCGCTAACCAGCAGCAAATCAATACAGATGGAATCGACCCGGATGGATGCCGCAATGTAACCATCAGTGACTGCAAGATTACTACCGGGGATGACTCCATCGTTATCAAAAGCACGGAAGGCGATCTGAGCGAGAACATCACGGTTACAAACTGTATCCTAAGTTCTCGTCACGCAGCACTAAAGCTTGGAACTGAAGCAATTGGTGATGTAAAAAACATTACTTTTTCTAACTGCGTAATCCGCAGCAATGTTGGGCTGGCACTGTATATGAAAGATGGAAGCAATTATGAAAATATTATTTT